The nucleotide window GGAAATCGCGCTTGTATCCGTAAAGTCCCTTATGCCGGTAGAGGACGAGGTTCGCCGGGGTGGTGCGGCGGTAGGGGATCGGACTGCGGGAGAAATAGAGCGCGTGGCCGCTGGCATCGAGCACCACCTTCACCACGTTGGGGTCGGCGATGGCTTCCTCGTCATCAATCACATTGGCGGCTGTGGCCATCGGCAGATCGGGATCGGCGGCCATGGCGGCGGCGAGATCATCGACCAAGGCCGGATCGATCAAGGGTTCGTCGCCTTGGATGTTGATGACGTGAGTGGCGTGCGGCAGCGACTTCACGGCCTCGGCGAGACGGTCGGTGCCGGTGGGGTGATCAGGCGAGGTCATGATGACCTTGCCGCCGAAGGAGAGCACGGCATCGCGGATGCGATCGTCATCCGTGGCGACGTGGAGCTCATCGAGCTTCGTGCAGCCGAGGCAGCGTTCCCACACGTGCTGGATCAGCGGCTTTCCGGCGAGGATGTGAAGGGGCTTTCCGGGGAAGCGGGAGGACCCCCAGCGGGCTGGGAGGATGCCGACAAGATGGAGGCCGGAAGAGGAACGATTCACGCGGGACGCGGGAAATTACCCGGGGGGGCAGGGGCCGGACAAGAGTGGTTTGCAAAAAACGCTCCAGCCCGCCTAGGGCGGGGGATTCAGAGGCTTGGAGTTTTCTCCGCGAAGCCTTCGACGTCGAAAGTCTCAGAGTCGAAGGTCGGAGCCAGTCCGGCTGGTGCCGGAGGACTTTAGACTTTCAGACCTTCAGACCAGCGACTCTTTCCTCACCAAGTGTCCTGAATGTGGGCCAGCGCCTTCTGATAGCTGGCGTTCGCAAGGAAATGGCGGAGCTGGGGGTCGATTTCGGTCCGGTGGAGCTTGGTCCACTCGGCGATTGCCTCGGAGGCCTCGCGCAGCGCGTCGAGATGGGCCGCGGCATCGCGGTCGCGCCAGGCGTGATCGTTGATGACGGCCAGCCGGTGGAGCAGCAGCGTCTGGAGCTCGGATTGCATGGCGGGACGATGGCTGAAACACGCCATGCCCGCAACTGCGGCATCGACGCTCGCCGGATCGGCCGCTAGACCCCTGTTGGAAATGGGAAGCTACTGGATCGACGGACTCGTGCTGCTGGCGTATTTCGCGCTCATCTTCGGCATCGGCCTCTCGCAGCGGAGCAAGAGCGGCAGCATGGAGGGATTCGCCCTCGGTGACCGCCAGATCGCCTGGTGGGCGGTGCTGGCCTCGATCCTCGCGGCGGAAATCAGCGCGGGCACGTTCTTTGGCGCGCCGGGCGAGGGCTACGCGCTGCGGAACTTCACCTACGTCCAGCTCATCGTCGGGTATCTGTTGGCGCGCATCGTGGTCAGCGCGGTGTTCATTCCGGCCTACTACAAGCACAATGTCGTCAGCATCTATGAGTTCCTCGGCCAGCGTTTCGGTCCGGTCACGCACCGTGTTTCCTCCGGGGTGTTCCTGATCACCCGCCTGCTCGCCAGCGGGACGCGTCTGTGGGTGCCCACGATGATCCTTGTGCTGGTGTGGCACCTGCATCATCCGGACCAGAGCATCACGCCTGCCACGGAATTCTGGCTTACCGCAGTCGCGCTGGTGCTCGTCACGCTTGCCACCGCGATCTACACTACGGTCGGCGGCATCCGCGCGGTGATCTGGACGGATGTGATCCAGATCCTCGTGCTCGTCTGCGCGCTCGGATTTTCCCTCAACTATCTGCTCGGTCACATCCCCGGCGGATGGGATGGAGCCAAGGCGGTGCTCACGGGGCCGAAGGATCTGAAGGTTTGGGATACCGGACTGAAATCCGGAGTCGGATTCTGGGAGAACGTCAAGGGCGTGCTGGAACAGGAATACACCATTTGGGCGGCCTTTCTCGGCTCCACCTTCGTGACCCTGGCCACGCACGGCACCGACCAGGACATGGTGCAGCGCATGCTCACCGCGAAGAACAAGCGCCAGAGCGCGGTGGCCACCATGTTGTCCGGCCTCGCCGACGTGCCGATCACGCTGGTCGTGCTCGGCATCGGCATCCTGCTCTATGTGTTCTATCAGCAGCATCCTGATCCGCTGCTGCCATCTACGAATGGCGTCGTATCTGCGAACAAGGTGTTCCCGCATTTCGTGCTCACGGTGATGCCCGCGGGTCTGCGCGGCCTCATCATCGCGGGTGTGCTTGCGACCACCATGGGCTCGCTGAGCACGGCGTTGAACTCGCTTGCGACGAGCTACGTGAAGGACTTCCACTTCCGTTGGTTCGGTGAGCCGGCGGAGGAAAAGGGCAAGGTCCGCGCGCTGCGTTTCGGCACGGTATTGTTCGCGGTGCTGCTCATTTCCGTGGCGCTCGCCACCGCGTGGGTGACCGCACACAAGCCGGGGCTGCGCATCCTGCCGATCATCCTCGGCATCTTCGGCTACACTTATGGCTCGCTGCTCGGCGTCTTCATGGTGGGTCTGTTCACACGCACGCGTGGCAACGACCGGGGCAATGTGATTGCGATGATTACGGGATTCATCGTGGTCGC belongs to Luteolibacter ambystomatis and includes:
- a CDS encoding sodium:solute symporter, with product MPATAASTLAGSAARPLLEMGSYWIDGLVLLAYFALIFGIGLSQRSKSGSMEGFALGDRQIAWWAVLASILAAEISAGTFFGAPGEGYALRNFTYVQLIVGYLLARIVVSAVFIPAYYKHNVVSIYEFLGQRFGPVTHRVSSGVFLITRLLASGTRLWVPTMILVLVWHLHHPDQSITPATEFWLTAVALVLVTLATAIYTTVGGIRAVIWTDVIQILVLVCALGFSLNYLLGHIPGGWDGAKAVLTGPKDLKVWDTGLKSGVGFWENVKGVLEQEYTIWAAFLGSTFVTLATHGTDQDMVQRMLTAKNKRQSAVATMLSGLADVPITLVVLGIGILLYVFYQQHPDPLLPSTNGVVSANKVFPHFVLTVMPAGLRGLIIAGVLATTMGSLSTALNSLATSYVKDFHFRWFGEPAEEKGKVRALRFGTVLFAVLLISVALATAWVTAHKPGLRILPIILGIFGYTYGSLLGVFMVGLFTRTRGNDRGNVIAMITGFIVVAYLSGLDSDVAKLCGGHGIPRPEWMPVIEFPWRIMFGTIVTFAVAVSFRTPRGASKI
- the kdsB gene encoding 3-deoxy-manno-octulosonate cytidylyltransferase; this translates as MNRSSSGLHLVGILPARWGSSRFPGKPLHILAGKPLIQHVWERCLGCTKLDELHVATDDDRIRDAVLSFGGKVIMTSPDHPTGTDRLAEAVKSLPHATHVINIQGDEPLIDPALVDDLAAAMAADPDLPMATAANVIDDEEAIADPNVVKVVLDASGHALYFSRSPIPYRRTTPANLVLYRHKGLYGYKRDFLERFVTWPPSVLEQTESLEQLRALENGARIKVLITTDDSIGLDTPEQAPLVESLLLTSR